Genomic DNA from Cydia fagiglandana chromosome 3, ilCydFagi1.1, whole genome shotgun sequence:
TCTTAGTGCATAAATTGAATTTCTTAAACGAATTGCACTAGGCCACTTTAAACATATCGCACATATAACTTTCTTTAGCTACTTACTACTACAACAACTTTAACAACTTCCAGTGCAgagacaaaaaaattaaaatagtaaCGGTTGAATGTGTCACTTTTTTTCCTAATTTAAACGCTGATTGACAGTGACAGAACTCACAATGCTACCAGCCGCAGAAAAATAAAGACTATTATACACGAGGGGATATGATTGATTATGATCAcatttagcccccattcgcacgagagctttttcaacgcgcggtaaaaaagcgcttgaatctgtccgcactctaaattcgatttaacgaccaaggcttaaagtcgaaaatatgatatcgttgtcgtgtgaatacatacatggttatccatttgtgtcatacaaacgcttttttaacgcgcgttgaaaaagctcccgtgcAAATGGGGGCTAAGGGCGCTACAGAGCTTGGaacaaatcgcatgcgatttttaACCGACAGTTTTTGGTGAGCGTTCAGTCAGATAGAACAATCAAATTGCCAATTTAGTCAGAAACTGAATTCAGCGAGCTCAAGGCCGCTTTtataatagagtctgtgcggaaagagaagagtcgtggcagaaacgggaactaacattttaaattttatatggcaatcaaacctttgacaccttgtcatgtaaaaagtaaacaaacttctgtcattgtatatttattaacaaaaaccgcaagttttatgtataaaatattttcaaaacacgataaaaccgtacataaaaccacaaggaaaattatatttaacattgttcggttttgtcagcgggaagaaaacggctaaaagccgactatcgacttacaaaaagtcgcggaacgtgtttccgctattcgcgggtattgatgttgtatttaatattaaataattacctatttaataaggcccctaagtaacttgtctccggtacataatcggtaagtatattcattcaaaatatattaattttcataaatgtgcaggtcattcatggtctttaaaataactgacaaatagtcttgatacttgccattttatgcatatttatatgtaatttttttttcaggattgtgtaaaagtacctacggcatctcgaataaaagaccgctaagtaggtgatatgcaagaattcgtaatctacgtgccggattcaagcacatccagttcagatgaagatagttctatgagtgtccctggttgttctgaagctagctcaaacataagtgacattgaatattttaattcagacttcgattacaaagaataaaactttttctaataaaatatttctttatttgtaggttctgttagttacgaaattatatttcactagacgggcccgcagctccgctcgcgtaaatgaaatgtaaatagtccccatttccctgtctggatattgacattacttACGACGGCTACGGTGACGCAACGACCGAAAATGAGTCCTGGCTTCCGACACCAAATCACACCATGTTTCCCGctcttgcgatagctctcgtCAGTCGCCATGGCCGAGGTTGATCAGATCTTGAGCAACCCTTGAGCTCCAAAATATCTGAGCATGCACTTTAACTACATTATAATTTacattgttcagatatttgtgaacacctcacccgttccgatatatctgatggtgactgttcaGCAAGAAGAAGAAAAATCCTACCTAGTCGAGTCGCATCGTATTACGCGAGAAAACAGTTCCCGAATTGGTTATATCTGTAAAGTCATTAAAGTATAATTATCACACACACATTATTACGGGCACCATCCCTTAAACTGATGGGTTCACTGGCCCATCTCGGAAGCCGTGAAAGtcaatctgaataatataactcaaaaagaaatttaaaacaataaaatacaaattattaacacGATAATCATacgataatattaatttgattgataTGTCATGTCATAAATGGCATAAGGCACTCGTATGGGCTATGGACTAAGGTTGAGGTtggcagcactttttattttacttcgtgtaaaaaaactcagaaatacctgtataccaacatgacaaacataatttaggttactttaacttacggatAATTTGGTCTAGGCTGGAGCACCACCAAACGAAAacaaccgagagttgccgaaaATGGGCGAATATAGTAAAATCAAgattgttatgaaaatttcttttacttattgtaaattaaatacgcatagaaagcgatagtttttatgttctaGTTTTATTCCTATATGCAGATAATagatttaaacagttttttcttatcatacgtgcctTGTATTCGAGatacgtgtcaaaaacttttttacaaatttgtaaggcgccatctctcttcttcgctggttttttatcccgttctggtttttcaattttatatatatgatattTAGCAGTGTTGTGAcataggggaggggggagtcacaaacattgtgacgtcactttaacttcatcaatattcatcagtaaccgaaaattaatttatatttttttaatcgctgtacatttaaataatgaggtagGTAGGaatgtaattttcgttcctaattggttttgcgttataaaattactaatatttcttttacaaaaaatatttttttataaaaaaaatacagccgagttagtattgccgatttcgttgaaaacaaaattgcctaaatgtgacgtcacacaaggtggggagggatttgcaaaatgtgaccaagtgtgacaaggagggggggaggggtcaaaaaacctagaaattcgtgagacgtaattaatggatgattccttatgcactatttttattcatatccatatttattattaataatgtacacatacattacaagtcaagtttacaatgggtgaaatatatcccagataaaattacagttctattgcccaatttctacccgatttacccggttttaataactgttggactgcacagattaggcagtacataaatgagactctatcttgtttggtactaaaattacagttgtattgggcagattcttaactagttttagcacttttagcagttttgtcaatcgcactgtcactttttagtatctgagacataaaaacaagtgtgttttaaaaagaaaactagtgcctgcgctaaatcaggggattgagttgatgagccgacaccaccaccaggctccgtttagtaagccgtggtaaaaaaccggaacaaaagggattcaagtatcatgacctttagtgtcgtactataatcacgtgaccagtgttgtcagcatagcaaaaaccataaaatagcactggcgcgccctcaaatcccacgactcttctctttccgcacagactatactATCATATCACTAGTGACTAGATGCTAGTGGTGCTACCTacgccttagaggatataaccaacggagacgccatgtctaaaattttcggtagaaaatagtctgccgttttttgcgggggaggggcacatcaaatgtataggtagtacgtcatgtcagataaacgtcagtccatacatatggttgacatgtggttgaccattggccgcctattttcgacagaggggaacgcccgttaatggcggctccaagacctacgcagagctttgcctaatattacATATTAATAATCTGTGACCTATGCCGATATGAACTCGCATTCGTAGtcaaatttatgaaattattgTTAAAGTTACACGcaaggaatataatattatttcttatttaattaatactGAAGTACAGAACAAGTATGAGTTTACACAGTGTAATGAATAATAATTTGCTGAAAAAAGTAGAAGTTGTGCTCGTGCATTGACACACCGCTACGGAACATCGCTATAAAATTATGGCTGCTTGGTGCTTCTTTTGCGAATTGGCTGACAGACGAAAGCGTGCGTCCAAGCACCTCGGCGGCAAACTGGCGTCACGCGAGAACTTCTAAAGCCGCGCATACACTTGACACGGCATCGCGAGCCTTCGGCGAGCCCCTTGCCGTTGCCGACGGTAGCGCCTTGGCAGCTGACGCGTCCACGTTCGGGCGGCGGTGGCAGCTCGCACCATGTTTTGGCTGTGGAATTCAAAAAATCACTAAATACGTCGGTGCTCGGATCAATGAAAGTGGGATGCATATTATACGCGGAGACTTAGCCAACACGTAAAGGTCATATTGACATTATAATGAAATTTAAAGGACCGAGCGGATGTTGAACTTGCCTGGGTTTACAGGCAGAGGCAGCACCTGCCAGGATGTTGAGACTTGATAACATCTAAAATGGACTAAGCTATTGCGTGACGTAACgtaagcacagaataattaatagtaccgtacagaaaggaagtaGGAAGTTTcctcctacaaaaccgaagtttgacagcggttcagggtcgaatcatgctgtccctttctaatatatggcactatccctttcggctatctagggttgtcaaaaatcaagtgattatcttatctgtgatcgtgcacgcaaaaggaagtcaagtggtgccaaccctaataattgctcggagcaatgctgagccgagcggagccgagtttgaccgaagtcaggagcttcgcacccctgacgTAAGACCGAAATACATGGTTTTATCCCGCGTGTTTTAACCTTaggcacataataaataataatactaggtagagaagactcactctctaacaaaacgcgtcggttacgatcaggacagatatggcggcaaggtggcgacagcgccacgcgcggcttatggctagccaccaaaattggtgtggaacggatgtacttttagctacctgtagcaaagcgacgaaatcgcgaagtgagccacgcgagccttacgctacgtcttacgtaggcgaacaacgcgcgaacgcgccgcgccgcctgacattcgcgtgcaaatcgcgccgcaccgcgttcgcaacgagatcgcttacgtaggacacttctatgggcatcaaaggattgatttcgccgcgccgcgccgcgccgcgttcgcgcgttgttcgcctacgtaagacgtagcgttaggtaCTCTACCTTTGCAAACCGGAAGATCTCCTTTCCACTGCATATCGTCGCCGCATACTTGAGTCGTCGGTCCACTTAGCTCGAGGTGTTTATTGTAACAAGTGAAGTTGCATTGCTTGTTCCGGTCCCAGCAATGGGCTACCAAGTGTTTCGGTGTCACGCATCCCTGAGTCACGACGTGCACTTGCATTTTACATAACTGGAGATTCTGAAAGAGAAAGATAACTCTTCTTGCACTGTCAATAACTACGCGAGTTAAGTATACAGAATTTTGATCATTACTAGAAAATTTCGGCGGGTACCGCTGTGACCGGGTGATCTAGTGGTCAAGACGATGCCAGTTCGATACCGGCCTTGGCCACCAGTaggcttggtcactttttctttagtaggtaattaggtatatgGCATCTATTTCAGCATAAGTAATTCTTAATAGTCAAGTTATGTTGAATAAGAATTTAGCTGCTACATTTCGACACTTACCTTGTTTTTGTACATTATTCGCCCAACGATCATGTGAGACCCTTGTTCCAATAAAGAGCCCATCTTCGGTCCGTACAAATGCACAAATCTTGCATTTCTTGGCGCTTTTCGTCCCGAGCACGCTCGAAGTGTTGGGGTCTGCAGTACAACTCGTCCAGATGATGCCTTTGCTACCAACGTTAGGTCATGTGGGCATTTCACACATATGTTAAcatctgtaaaaattttaaaattagcgAGCAGTTCAAGTTtaatgtgaattttaattttgataaatGTATTTATGTAGATGCATCATCTCTTAAAAGTACTCACTCATTGAAAAAGAAAGCATTAGTCATATTTATTTCATCTTCTTCATAATTAGGTATATGGttaggtaattaggtatatattatataaataggtacttaaaaccAAGTTGGTGCAAATGTGCCTCACGACTAAAGCTCTAAATAAGGTACCAATAGATGAGTACTTATATGCTCTACCTTCCCCCTTTATTTATAGGTTTCACTATAATTTAAGAGAAGTGTCGTTAGTTatctatatataatataaagaaAGTGACTAGACTTATTTTCAATTAAACCGTTTTTATTAACGTGAATTAACACTTGCTCATTTTGACATTATCGAACCCAAGCAAATCGTATCGACATTTATCATACTAAAGTCTTACCATTCGCAGCAAAGGTGTCCACATCCTTAGATTGTATTCGAGAAAGCTCTGCGCGTTCACCAGCTCGCACAACATGTCTGCCAGGATACACGAAAGTAACTTCTTCATTCACTTTTTCCCTAACATGCTCATTAAGATACGCATCAGACTGATAGTACAAACGCGGATCTTCGCGTGGCTGGTGGACTTTGACCGGAGCCTTGGAGGCTTCGGCGGCATGAGGGGGTACTGAGGGTAGCGCCGGCGCGTGCTGGTACCAGCTGTTATGATCGTCATAATCATTGCTTCTTAAAATTAGCCTATCGTTTTCTTGTCCTGGATTGAGCGGTACTTGATTTGAGAGCTGTTTAATTCTGAAACAGAcgcaagtgatattttagtCTGGCTGGTTCGCTATCCATCGACGCCACTTCGGTAATCCTGTAAATATTTAGGCAAGAATAGGTAAGTATACCTATTTGCAATCGTGGAATGTTCCACACTCAGTCTAGTTCCCTGTGCAATTCCTATTGACGCAGGTACTATATATTTCGGTCCAATCGAAAGCTATTATCGGTAAAATATTTCCCTGATTTATCTCtccatttatttatatagtttaCAAAATCTACATTTCACAGGCATGCTGATATATTTATAGCGCTAAACTAAACATTTGTTAAGTGTAGGTAATCAAAATACAACATTTAGTATTTTGTACAATCTGTTACTTTGTGGTGTATCGCGGATttaaaataggtaatatttaatATAGTTTATGTGATTTTGATTTGTTATGTTTTATAGTTAGTATTTTCCTGGCGTTGGTGGGGCTAAGTTTGTTTATCCCTCGTGCCTTGacaccctcgcaacgctcaagattccacttttacgctcgtggttcaattttggaatatttcgTTTGCACGGGTATCAATCAAAGAACGAGGAGTTAACAACTGTGCCCCCTAGTAAAACTAATAAGTAACTTCTGGTATTTTAGTCTAGGTCAcacaaacagacgcggcgggggactttgttttataaggtgtagtgatgtatGCCCAGCTACCTATGCATGCCCATACGTAATACTCTAAAAGCATAACATGCCGTAAAAAACCGCAAGACGTAAGTATTCATAATAGGTATTTGAACGTTATTTGGAGAGATGATGGAAGCGGCGACTCGATTATTGTAGCAGATCTAAAATGTGAGCAAATGCGAGTGTCGCGAGCCGTGCCAAGCGGAGTGCGTCACTGCACTAACCTGTTGATGTCTATGTCCGCGCGGCGTCCTAGAGCTCCTGAAAGTTTTACACAAAGTTCACAATATTGtataatacgagtaggtacaggctggcccatttagatcggtcagtatgggaaaatctaaaactataagACATACGACATACGACGATCTCTTCTTAGtaaccatgtcatcgattttagttacaagaaaaactgcattcatacatttaaaaaaaatgtgtaggcACTCAGCTCAGGAATCGAACTcggacgttttgaaaaataaaactaacactATTTCTATTAAGATGTCGATTGTATAGGGTTTAAGCAGTAAACAGTATATTGGGCAAAGGTCCTGATACTTCTGATGTCACTTTTGTTGTCGTCAcgattttatttaacttaaccagccggcgtattatggatggctttatccatctttatccacgtgataaaataactgtcactttttaataccgtgggatagaaagtgacggaaaCCGTTTTATCACagtgtcacgtagacaaaaacgaccatcatatccatacAGAACAATTAACTGAGAATCTTACACAGATTTGTCTAGCAAGAATGAGAATTAGATGTTGTCCATACGGTACAATCAAGCTGATCGgtgtaacatatatttttttgaatattATATTTGGAAATAGATTAATACTTATGCCATTAATAATTAAGATTTTCGAAACCGTATACTCAAATCTGTACATTTGTTTCGGTAACTACATACACATAATTATACACGGCACACAGGAAGGTATATATATCGGCcctattctaactttaacactagagatcatctagagatgaataagatacgatatcgagaagatatagttatttgtaagttagatatgtcaaatttgacatttccgcgattctggaggtcccagcgaaatgctatactggttatatatgatcgcagctTAGGGAGGTCCACTTGAACGATTTGTActagttatgacttagatatccaagtcacatctagtcgatatctaatgtagatctagttgatctctagatcgtctctagatcttgtgattatctcgaaatccgaatacagGCAGATATCCCTCTTTTTGTGTCGATGATTAAACTAAGtgataaaaattccaaaaacttAATCGACAAAAATCGAACCTGCACACAAAATTTtaccggacatacgaaagcatttttgcccaagaTGAAACGGACACCTTCACTAACGCTCGGtcaaaatttaaactaaattcaCGATTTCtcgttttaaaatataaaatcagCTTAAACCAAAAAACTTACCAAATACACCAACAATCAACAATG
This window encodes:
- the LOC134680008 gene encoding uncharacterized protein LOC134680008, whose amino-acid sequence is MKILVALLIVGVFGALGRRADIDINRIKQLSNQVPLNPGQENDRLILRSNDYDDHNSWYQHAPALPSVPPHAAEASKAPVKVHQPREDPRLYYQSDAYLNEHVREKVNEEVTFVYPGRHVVRAGERAELSRIQSKDVDTFAANDVNICVKCPHDLTLVAKASSGRVVLQTPTLRACSGRKAPRNARFVHLYGPKMGSLLEQGSHMIVGRIMYKNKNLQLCKMQVHVVTQGCVTPKHLVAHCWDRNKQCNFTCYNKHLELSGPTTQVCGDDMQWKGDLPVCKAKTWCELPPPPERGRVSCQGATVGNGKGLAEGSRCRVKCMRGFRSSRVTPVCRRGAWTHAFVCQPIRKRSTKQP